In a genomic window of Bubalus bubalis isolate 160015118507 breed Murrah chromosome 17, NDDB_SH_1, whole genome shotgun sequence:
- the LOC102406896 gene encoding uncharacterized protein LOC102406896: MDTESFGKFAEKEPRKKVQAGHLCSSHSRKKVRLFPSAWHCSPQNTHPEPESVPGNPGRKNAAPYPRPTAWRTRQPLVPSPYRISLTSVSLRAHLSSGFTPSGRNHPAAVKREQRARGACSRADGLNREQQGRGARSPGRGARARTTFTRSPRATLRSVSEFRVRIRFSAGREWTWSACARDWGAAWAAGAGAEGRAGPTLQLPALWTREAREPGCGLARRAAAFVTVILRLQVPIIDTGDLQGHTCELHQGRVETAGHCSADHVQRCDAGKLQKPGVFRASASQTRCDPAVGEGGGAVAGGERNSPRDPIRFGNFS; encoded by the exons ATGGATACAGAAAGTTTTGGAAAGTTCGCAGAAAAGGAGCCCCGAAAAA aagtacaagctggacaCCTCTGCTCCTCTCACTCACGGAAGAAAGTCAGACTCTTCCCCAGCGCCTGGCACTGCTCACCCCAAAACACCCACCCCGAGCCTGAGTCCGTCCCAGGAAACCCGGGCCGCAAGAACGCCGCCCCCTACCCACGGCCGACAGCCTGGAGAACCCGGCAGCCCCTTGTCCCCTCTCCCTACCGCATCTCCTTGACGTCCGTGAGCCTACGCGCTCACCTGTCCTCAGGGTTCACGCCCTCGGGTCGGAATCACCCGGCCGCGGTGAAAAGGGAGCAGCGAGCACGAGGTGCATGTAGCCGAGCCGATGGTCTCAACCGAGAGCAGCAGGGCAGAGGCGCGCGCTCGCCTGGCCGCGGAGCCAGGGCCAGGACTACATTTACCAGGAGCCCCCGCGCCACCCTGCGGAGCGTCTCTGAGTTTCGCGTTCGGATACGCTTCTCGGCTGGTCGTGAGTGGACGTGGAGCGCGTGCGCGAGGGATTGGGGCGCGGCGTGGGCTGCTGGGGCTGGAGCAGAAGGCCGGGCGGGGCCCACGCTGCAGCTGCCTGCCCTGTGGACCCGCGAGGCGCGGGAGCCCGGCTGTGGGCTAGCTCGCCGAGCCGCTGCCTTTGTGACGGTTATTTTGCGCCTGCAGGTGCCGATCATAG ACACTGGTGACCTTCAAGGACATACTTGTGAACTTCACCAGGGAAGAGTGGAAACTGCTGGACACTGCTCAGCAGATCATGTACAAAGATGTGATGCTGGAAAACTACAGAAACCTGGTGTCTTTAG GGCATCAGCTTCCCAAACCAGATGTGATCCTGCGgttggagaagggggaggagcCGTGGCTGGTGGAGAGAGAAATTCACCAAGAGACCCAATCAG atttGGAAACTTCAGTTGA